The DNA segment GTCTCCCCGCAGGCGATGAACATGGTCGTGCGGGCGCTGCAGGAGCGCGGCCTGGTCGACCGCCCCGACTCCGTCGCCTCCGGCCGGTCGCTGCCCGCGGAACTGACCGACCGCGGCCGGCAACTGTTGGCGCGCACCGACTCCGGGGTACGCGCCGCGGAGCGCCGGCTGATGACCGACCTCACCGACGCCCAGCGACGCGAGTTCAAGCGGATCCTCGTCGCGCTGGGATCTGACTAGAGTCTGGCGTCATGACGACACCGGCCGGGCATGTGTACGTGTCGCGGCTGCTCACCGACGGCGCCATGGCACGGCTGCGGGCGCTGGGCCTGCCCCTGCGCATCGGTGACGACAACCCACCCACGCGCGAGGCCCTGGCGGCCGGCATGGCCGGTGCCGCCGCGGCGGTGGTGACGCTGACCGAACGGGTGGACGCCGACCTGCTCGCCACCGCCGGCGACGGCCTGGCCGTGGTCGCCAACGTGGCCGTCGGCTACGACAACATCGACGTCGCGGCCGCCCGCGCCGCAGGCGTGACGGTCACCAACACCCCCGGCGTGCTCGACAACGCCACCGCCGACCACACGTTCGCGCTGATCCTCGCCGTGACGCGGCGGGTGGTGGACGGCGACCGGTTCCTGCGTTCGCGCGAACCGTGGATCTGGGGGCCCCGCATGCTGATCGGCCTCGACGTCAGCGCAGGGGCGACGCTGGGCATCATCGGCTACGGCCGCATCGGCAGGGCGGTCGCCCGGCGCGCCCGCGCCTTCGACATGACGGTGCTGGCCAGCACACGCAGCCGCACCTCCGGCGACGAGGACGGCGTCCGGTTCGTCGACACCGGCACCCTGCTGGCCGACAGCGACGTGGTGTGCGTGCTGACCCCGCTCACCCCGCAGACCCGCCACCTCATCGACGCCGCGGCGCTCGCCCGCATGAAACCGACCGCCTACCTGGTCAACACCGCGCGCGGCGGCGTCGTCGACGAGACGGCGCTGATCGACGCGCTCACCGCCGGGCGTATCGGTGGCGCGGCGCTGGATGTGTTCGAGAATGAACCCCATGTCAACCCCGCGCTGCTCGATGTCCCCAACCTGGTCCTCACCCCGCACATCGCCAGTGCCGGTGAGGCGACCCGCGATGCCATGGGCATCCTGGCCGTCGACAACGTCGCGGCCGTCCTGTCCGGCCGGCCCGCGCTGACCCCGGTCCGATGAAGATCGTGCTCGCGCCGGACTCGTTCAAGGAGTCCATGACCGCAGCCGAGGCCATCTCCGCCATGCGCGACGGGGTGCACGCCGCGATGCCGGACGCCGAATGCGTCGGGGTCCCGATGGCCGACGGCGGTGAGGGCACCGTCGACGCCGTGGTGGACGCGCTCGACGGGGAACGGGTCACCGTCGAGGTGGCCGACGCGCTGGGCCGACCGGTGCGTGCCACCTACGGCTATGTCGCCGCGCGGCGGCTGGCGGTGATCGAGATGGCCGCCGCGGCGGGGCTGGAGCTGATCGCCCCAACGGAGCGGGACGTGTTGCGCGCCAGCACGTTCGGTGTCGGCCAGCTGATCTCCCACGCGCTGGACCGCGGCGCCGCCGAGTTCCTCGTCGGGCTCGGCGGGTCGGCCACCAACGACGGCGGGGCAGGCATGCTGACCGCGCTGGGGATCGGGTTGTTCGACGCCGCCGGCGCCCCGCTGCCACCGGGTGGGGCGGCGCTCGCCGAACTCGAGCGCATCGACGTGACCGGGCTCGACCCGCGGGTGGCGGGCGTGCGCATCCAATTGGCCTGTGACGTCACCGCTCCCCTGCTGGGCCCCGGCGGTGCCAGCGCGGTGTTCGGCCCGCAGAAGGGCGCGACACCCGCCGACGTGGTTCGGTTGGAGGCCGCGCTGAGCCGCTTCGCCGCGGTCGCCGATGCCACGCAGGCGGACACACCGGGTGCGGGGGCCGCGGGTGGACTGGGTTTCGCACTGCTCGAATTCCTCGGCGCCACAAGCCGTCCCGGCGTGGAGGTCGTGGCCGAGACGGTGGGTCTGGAACAGGCGCTGCAGGGTGCGTCGTGGGTGTTCACCGGTGAGGGCGGTGTCGACGCGCAGACCCTGATGGGCAAGACCCCGTTCGGCGTCGCGCAGGTGGCGGCCCGCACCGGGGCGCGGGTGGTCATCTTCGCCGGCCGCGTCGGCGACGACGCGTCGGTGCTGCTCGACCACGGCGTCGACGAGATCGTGGGCATCACCGCACCAGGCACACCGTTGGCCGAGGCGCTGCGCACCGGACCGCAGTCACTGGCCCGCGCCGCCGAGGACTTCCTTCGCCGAGCAGACACAGAATCGCGTGGAAACGCCTGATCCCACGCGATTCTGCGTCTGCTCGCGGTTACGACTCCCGTGCGACGTCGGCGACGGGCAGACCGGCGTGGTGTGAGTGGCACGCCTTCGGCGGTGACGGCGGCAGATCCAGCGCGGGGTTGCCGTCGAAGAAGCCGACCGGCTTGAGGTGGAAACCGGTGTAGGCACACGGCATCACCGGCCAGTCCTCCGGTCGCACCACGTGGTGGGCGCCGACGGTGTACCAGAGCACGACGTCGGTGTCCTCCAGCGGCGCGTCGTCGGCGATGTACTCCGGCAGACCCTGCACATCCGCTGACTGGTACATGTAGTCGCCCGCGGCGTACAGCTCGGCGGGGTCGTACTTGGTCACCCACAGGTTGTGCTGGACGAACCGCGCCCGGTCGTAGATGTGGGAACCCTCCTGCACCATCACCGGCACGACGTCCTTCGGGGTCAGTTTGTAGGCCACCGCACTGCCGAGTTCGTTGCGCTTCGACGGGTTGGCGACCTTCCAGTACCTGCCGGTCGACCAGTCCCAGTCACGGGCTCCCTCGGCCTCCGAGGCGACCAGCGTGTCGCGGGTGATCCACGCATTGTGGTGCGGGTTGAGCGCGGGATCCGGCTCGGGGATCGAATCCACCTCGTACACACTGTTCCCCGGGCCGTCGATGCTCATGTCCAGCCGGAAGTTGAAGAAGTGCTGATGGTTCGGGCCGTAGATGCCCGGCGCCACCATCTTGCCCCAGCGGGGCTCCTCACCGGGCTCGATGGCGCCGGTGGTCAGCACCCCCGACAGTTTGACCTCGACCTCCATGGAGGCGTCGTTGTAGAAGTACCAGAAGAACCCGTACTCGTAGTTCCCGACGGTGCAGATCATCGAGATGACCAGCCGCCGCGACCGACGCACCTCGACCTCGCCGGTGCGGAAGTCGGTGTGCTTCCAGGAAATCCCGTAGTCCTCCTCGTGCATGCAGATGGCGTTCGGGATCGTCACCGCGTTGCCCGCCGAATCGTTGACGGTCCCGTCGAAGTAGAAGATCTCCCCGAGACAGTCGCAGCCGAGGGTCAACGGGTTGGCCGAGAACCCCATACCGACCTCGCCCATGTCGAAGACGTTCTTGTTCCAGTGCGTCGGCGAGGTGTCGCCGTAGGGCACCACCATCTCCGACAGCGACGCGCGGTACACGATCGGCCGGGTCTCGCCGCGGTCGGTGTAGGTGATCTCGTGCAGCACAATGCCTTCGCGGGGATTGAAGCCCACCCGCATCGACCACTTCTGCCACTGCACTCGCCACCCGTCGACGGTGAAACTCGGGCCGTCGGGCTGGGTGATCTCGATCGGTTTGACGTCGTCGCGGAACTCGGTGAACGCCGGTCGGTTGTTCGGGTCGAACATGAACTTCTCGCTGTAGTTGCCCGCGGTGGGCGGTAGCGGCACCACCCCGTGGTCCTCGACGTCGACCACCTTCATGGCGTCGAGGTCCATCGTGACGATCAGACCCTCGACGGGCCGGGCGTATCCGTGTTCCGACGGGGCGGCCCGCATGAACGTCAGCGGACGGCAGATCAGCGGTGAGTTGTCGTAGTGGTCCTGCTGCCCGTAGTAGCCGGCCGGCCAGGGGTCGATCATCGCCAGGTCGAAGTCGGTGACGCCGCGCTTGCGCATCGCCTCCTGCCAGCGGGGGTCCTGCCGCACCACCTCTTCGACACCGGTCATGTGCTCGACGAGGTAGGACGGGAAGCGGCCGGGTATCGACTTCCACGAGTCGATGACGCGGGCCCCGAGGTCGACGATCGCCTCGTGGACCAGTTTGGCCGCGCCGTCGTACATGGTGGCGAACGCCCGGCGGGAGACGCCGTCGACGCCCTCGAACGTCAGCTCGGGGGTCTTTGCCGGCTCGGCGAGGGATATCATGACGAATTTCAGTGTGGGCGTTGCGTATTCGGAGTCCGTGATGATCGCCGCGGCGGCCTCGATCTCCGCGCCGGTGAGCGGGTCGAGCGGATAAGCCACCGAGCCGTCGGTGGCGTGTTCCTGGAGGACATTGCTGTTGACGGTCATATGGGTGTCAACCCCTTTCCGGGTCGGGCGATTCGGTGTTGTTGAGGTCGAGAACCGCCAGATGGGCCAACGCGTCTTCCTGGTTGACCTTCCGGGCCGCGCGGCGGCCGAAGTAGTACACGACGGCGCCGAGGACGAACATGGCCACCGAGATGCCCCCGACCCAGCTCATCCAGGTGCCCTCGGGCACGTCGATCCAGGGCTCGGCGAACGAGTAGTAGATGCCCGCACAGGTGGCCAGGCACCCGATCACGACCACCGTCCACACCGCGGCCATACCGCCGGGGATGCGCCAGAAGTCCTCGCTCGCATAACGGTCCGCGTACCTGCGGCGTGCGATCACCAGCGGGATGAAGAAGAAGAATCCGGAGATCAGCCACACCACGCTCAACCCGCCCTGCAGGTAGACCGTCACGTTGGCCATGCTGCTCTGTGAGTAGAGCGCCACGATGATCAGCGACGACAACGTGCCCTGGACCAGGACGGCGGTGACGGGGTTGCGGGTGCGGGGATTGAGGTGGGTGAAGATCCGCGGCAGGTGGCGCTCCAGACCGGACACGAAGATGAGCCGTGAGTACGCCACCTGATAGGTGACCAGGGCGACGAAGACGATGACGGCCAACAGGATCGCGGCGATCTCCATCAGTCCGGGGAAGCCCGACACGTCGAGGTTGCCCACGACGCCGGTGACCGGATCGATCTCCTCGGCCGGCAGCACCATGATCGTGCCGAGCGTGGTGAGCAGGTAGATGCCGACCAGCGCGGCCGAACCCCACCCGATCATCTTGGTGGCGCTGCGCTTGACCGAGAGGAACTCCGCGCCCATGTTGAACGGGGTCTCCACGCCCACGAGGTACAGCAGCACAGTGCCGTAGAGGAATCCCGCGACGGCGAAGTTGGGCACCAACGCCTCCGAGGCGCTGAACGGTGTGGCCGGCCCGCCGTTGCGCACGGTGAACAGCACGGCGCAGACGAAGATCGTCACGGTGAGCGCGGCGTACACCACGAAGGTGACGTTCATGATCTTCTGATTCGCGGCAAGTCTGACCAGCGCCATGCCGATGACCGTCCACAGGATCACCAGCTGCAGGATGATCGACAGGGTCAGCCCGAGCTCGGCGTGGAAGGCCAACAGGACCAGCTGCAGCACGATCGCCGGCGAGCTGGCGGCGTTGAGGATGACGGGCACCCAGGACAGGTAGCCGCCCAGGAACGACATCTTCTCGCCCATCGTGCGGTACGCCCAGATGTAGACGCCGCCCTGTCCGGGCCACAGGTTGCCCAGCTCGGCGACCGCCAGCGCGGCGGGCACCAGGAACGTCAAGATGCCCAGCACCCACATGGGGATGGCGTTCCAGCCGCCACCGGCCATGATGGACGAGCCGGGAATCCAGCAGATGATGAAGACGTACGTCGCGGTGAGGCCGAACGTGCCCAGCACTTTCGGCAGGACCTGCTCGGGTACGAGTTCGGTGGTGAGAAGCGCGTCGCGCTGGTGGGGCGGCGTCGCCTCGAGTTCCGCGGTCATCAGGGCCCTCCAGGGTCAATGGACGATGTGTCCGTCTTTCATTCGGACGACACGGCTCGCTTCGTCGGCCACCGTGGGATCGTGGGTGCTCGCGACGACCGTGACGCCGAGCGTCGAACACAGGTCGCGCAGCATGCGCACCACCGTCTCCCCCGTGCGGTGGTCGAGATTGGCGGTCGGCTCATCGGCGAGGACGAGCGTCGGGTTGCTGATCAACGAGCGCGCGATCGCGGTGCGCTGTTGTTCGCCCCCGGACATCTTGGTCGGTTGATGGTGGATGCGGTGGCCGAGGCCGACGAGTTCGAGTAGTTCGATCGCTCTGGCGCGCAACGCTTTGCGATCGTAGGGCTCGAACATCAGCGGCAGCTCGACGTTCTCGACCGCCGACAGGAACGGGATGAGGTTGTAGCTCTGAAAGATGAAGCCGATCGTGTCGTGGCGCAGGGCGGCGAACTGGCTCTCGGTCAGGGTGCGGGTGTCGCGACCGGCGACCGTCACCGAACCCTTCGTCGGCCGGTCGAGCCCGCCGATGATGTTGAGCAGCGTGGATTTCCCGCTACCACTGGGGCCCATCAGGCAGACGAACTCACCGGGCATGATCGTCAGATCGGCGGCGACGAGCGCGCGCACGACCTCGTCGCCGAGCTTGTGCAGTTTCCACACGTCGGCGATCTCGATGACCGGCTGTTGCGGTGGAGTGGCCGCGTCGTTGTCGTGGCGTTCTTCGATGGCGGTCATGTCTAGCCTCCTGCGGTCAGGGAGCGGATCGGGGGCCGCGACGCGGCCGTCCAGGTCGGGAGAATGCTGGTGGCCACTGCGGCGACGATGCTGACGCCGATCGCGATGGCGGCGCCCGCGAGCAATCCGCTCGTCGCGACGCCGCCGGCGGCCAGCCCCGTGATACCGAGCACCGTCCCGGTAAGCGCCGCGAGCGCGGCGCCCACCAGCGCACCGAGGACCGCGGCGATGACGGGTTCGACGAGCAGCGCCACGACCACCGGCAGGCGCGGAATCCCGTTGGCGGCCAAGACACCCAGCTCGCGGGTGCGGTGGGCGACGGTGCGGGTGGTCGCTACCGCCACCTCGACGACACCGACCAGCAGCACGCTGACGGCGATGAGGACGACGGCCCGGTTGAGCTCGCCGGCGTGGCCGAGTGACGCGGACCGCTCCCGGATGCCCTCGGACATGCCGAACACGATCACCACCAGGAATGCCCCGGTCGCCGTGGTCACGACGGGCAGCACCATCTCGCGGATGCGGCGACGCGCCGACAGCCACCCGTAGGACAGACCTCTGCGCACCACTAGCGGGCTCCCAGCAGATCGACCGGACGTTGTTGCAGCAGCCGGTGGACGGGTACGAGTGCGCCGACGATGGCCATCGCGGGGATGAACGCGGCGACCATCCCCGCGGCCTGGGCCCAGGCCACGGGTGTCGCGATTCCGGGAATCACCAGTGCCACAGCAACCCCCGCGCCGAGTACGCCGACGAGGTAGGCGGCGATGAACACGAGCGCGGATTCGACGAGGAAGAAGTACAGCACCTCGTCGGCGAGCCCGATGCTCGACATGATGCCGAATTCGCGTTTGCGTTCGGCGACCGCGGCGAGGAACGACGACAGCGCGATCACGAACCCGAGGGCCAGTCCGATGGTCGAGATCAGGCCGAGGGTCGAACTGGTCACCTTGCCGGAGAACAGCGCGGAGAACTTCTGCTCGAACGACAGCGGGCCGGTGCCGCCGACGGTGTCGTAGATGAGGCCGCCCCCGTGTGGATCCGGGGCGAGCGACGGATCGGCTGTCGACTCCAGCCCGGTGGCCGCGCTCAACTGCTGGGCGAGGTCGCGGCGGTTCTCCTGCCCGGCAGGGGCGTTCACCGTCCACCAGCCGTGGTCGCCCACCACGGCGCCGGCGACCGAGGTGGACACCGTGACCGACTGTCCGGGTCCGGCCACGTCGGCGACGAGGTCCCGCCCGCCGACGTCGACGTGGTCGCCGGGACCCACGCCGAGGCGATCGGCCAGCGCGGAGCCGAAAGCCGCTTGCCCTGAGGGTGTCTCGTCAGATCCGCGCAGTGACACCGGGACACCGTCGACCTCCGCACGACCTGACAGGATGCGGGTCGCGGACCATCCGGCGGGGACGTCGATCTCGGGGGCGGCGCCGTCGGCGATCATCGCCTGGGCGTCGGGGTCGTAGTGCACCCCGGCGGCCGGCACCACCCACAGGTGCGCCTCGCCGAGCACGTCGGTGACCGAATCAGCCCCGGTGATCGCGAAACTCGACGAAATCGTGCGCACCACCGTCACACAGGCGATGGCGAGCGCGATGCCGAGCACCGACAGCACGAACCGCTCGGGCCGCCGTCGGATGTTGGCCAGCGCGAACCGGACGAGACACCCGAAGGTGTTCCCGGAAGCCGACGCGATCCCCGGCGAGCGAGTAAGCGCTGCGTTGTTGACCTGACTGGTCTCCACAAGCAGCGATGGTGGGATCGAGTTGTTTCACTCACCGCTGCTTGCGGTGTCGCTGAGGTTAACTCCGCCCCGACGTGGTTACGTCGGCGTGTCCGTTCGCAACGGATTTCGTCGTCAGGCGGCGTCCTGCAGCCGGCGCCGGGGCCGGGCCTCCTCGAGTTCGTAGGCCAGTTCCAGTAATCGGGCCTCCTGGCCCACCGTCGACGCGAACATGATGCCGATGGGCAGGCCGCTGTCGGATTCGCCCAGTGGCAGCGAGATCGCGGGGTCGCCGGTCGCATTCTGCAGCGGCGTGAACGCCACCCAGTCGACCAGTCTTTCGATGATCTGGTCGTAGTCGGCCGTGGGGTCGAGATGCCCGATCTTGGGCGGGGCCTCTGCCAGCGTCGGGGTGAGCACCACGTCGTAGCTGCGCCCCAGTGCGGCGGTGATGCGGCGGGTGCGCGCGAGCCGGGCCGTCGCGAGCGGCAAGCGACGCAGGTTGCGCGCGGCATGGGCCTCCAACCCCAGGGTGAGGTTGTCGAGGCGGGTGCGGTCGAAGCTGCGCCCGAACGTGCGCCGTCCACCGCGGACGAGGGCGAACGACAGGAAGGACCAGTACAGCAGGAAGTCGCCCATGAAGTGCTCCGGTACGGGGTTGTCGATCGGGGTGACGCGGTGCCCCATTTCCTCCAGCAGCGCAGCGGTTTTCATCGTGACGTCGCGGACCTCGGGGCCGGCTTCACGGGCGATCGAATGGGTGCACACCGCGATGCGCAGCCTGGCTCGGCCGGGCCCGGTGACGTCGCCGACCGGCGGCAGCTTCGGATTGCGGTACACCCGTTCCATCTCGCGGTAGAACGCGGCGGTGTCGCGCACCGAGCGGGTGACGACGCCGTTGGCGACGATGCGCAGCGGCATCTGCCGCATGTCGCGGTCCAGCGGCAGCCGGCCGCGGGAGGGCTTCAGCCCGATCAATCCGTTGCACGACGCGGGAATCCGGATCGACCCGCCGCCGTCGTTGGCGTGGGCCATCGGCACCACCCCGGCCGCGACGAACGCTCCGGACCCTGAGGAGGACGCGCCCGCGGTGTAGTCGGGGTTCCACGGATTGCGCACCGCGCCGAGGCGTGGATGCTCCGCGGAGGCGGAGAAGCCGAACTCCGAGAGCTGCGTCTTGCCCAGGGGCACGAGCCCCGTCGCGAGGTAGGCACGAGCGAAGTCACCGTTGGCGAGCGCGGGGCGCGGATCCCAGGCGTCGGTGCCCTGCATGGTCGGCATGTCACCGACCGCGACGTTGTCCTTGATGTACGTGGGGACGCCGTCGAAGTAGCCGCCGTAGGACCGGGGTGCGCTCGCGCGCGCCCGGGCACGGTCGAACGCTTCGTAGGCCAGGCCGTTGAG comes from the Mycolicibacterium litorale genome and includes:
- a CDS encoding MarR family winged helix-turn-helix transcriptional regulator, coding for MLDMTDPLEDQPLGFLLYRVANALRGDVSSSVLEPLGLSFPQYICLRMLSRRPGRSNAELARDTGVSPQAMNMVVRALQERGLVDRPDSVASGRSLPAELTDRGRQLLARTDSGVRAAERRLMTDLTDAQRREFKRILVALGSD
- a CDS encoding 2-hydroxyacid dehydrogenase encodes the protein MTTPAGHVYVSRLLTDGAMARLRALGLPLRIGDDNPPTREALAAGMAGAAAAVVTLTERVDADLLATAGDGLAVVANVAVGYDNIDVAAARAAGVTVTNTPGVLDNATADHTFALILAVTRRVVDGDRFLRSREPWIWGPRMLIGLDVSAGATLGIIGYGRIGRAVARRARAFDMTVLASTRSRTSGDEDGVRFVDTGTLLADSDVVCVLTPLTPQTRHLIDAAALARMKPTAYLVNTARGGVVDETALIDALTAGRIGGAALDVFENEPHVNPALLDVPNLVLTPHIASAGEATRDAMGILAVDNVAAVLSGRPALTPVR
- a CDS encoding glycerate kinase, whose amino-acid sequence is MKIVLAPDSFKESMTAAEAISAMRDGVHAAMPDAECVGVPMADGGEGTVDAVVDALDGERVTVEVADALGRPVRATYGYVAARRLAVIEMAAAAGLELIAPTERDVLRASTFGVGQLISHALDRGAAEFLVGLGGSATNDGGAGMLTALGIGLFDAAGAPLPPGGAALAELERIDVTGLDPRVAGVRIQLACDVTAPLLGPGGASAVFGPQKGATPADVVRLEAALSRFAAVADATQADTPGAGAAGGLGFALLEFLGATSRPGVEVVAETVGLEQALQGASWVFTGEGGVDAQTLMGKTPFGVAQVAARTGARVVIFAGRVGDDASVLLDHGVDEIVGITAPGTPLAEALRTGPQSLARAAEDFLRRADTESRGNA
- a CDS encoding primary-amine oxidase; this encodes MTVNSNVLQEHATDGSVAYPLDPLTGAEIEAAAAIITDSEYATPTLKFVMISLAEPAKTPELTFEGVDGVSRRAFATMYDGAAKLVHEAIVDLGARVIDSWKSIPGRFPSYLVEHMTGVEEVVRQDPRWQEAMRKRGVTDFDLAMIDPWPAGYYGQQDHYDNSPLICRPLTFMRAAPSEHGYARPVEGLIVTMDLDAMKVVDVEDHGVVPLPPTAGNYSEKFMFDPNNRPAFTEFRDDVKPIEITQPDGPSFTVDGWRVQWQKWSMRVGFNPREGIVLHEITYTDRGETRPIVYRASLSEMVVPYGDTSPTHWNKNVFDMGEVGMGFSANPLTLGCDCLGEIFYFDGTVNDSAGNAVTIPNAICMHEEDYGISWKHTDFRTGEVEVRRSRRLVISMICTVGNYEYGFFWYFYNDASMEVEVKLSGVLTTGAIEPGEEPRWGKMVAPGIYGPNHQHFFNFRLDMSIDGPGNSVYEVDSIPEPDPALNPHHNAWITRDTLVASEAEGARDWDWSTGRYWKVANPSKRNELGSAVAYKLTPKDVVPVMVQEGSHIYDRARFVQHNLWVTKYDPAELYAAGDYMYQSADVQGLPEYIADDAPLEDTDVVLWYTVGAHHVVRPEDWPVMPCAYTGFHLKPVGFFDGNPALDLPPSPPKACHSHHAGLPVADVARES
- a CDS encoding APC family permease codes for the protein MTAELEATPPHQRDALLTTELVPEQVLPKVLGTFGLTATYVFIICWIPGSSIMAGGGWNAIPMWVLGILTFLVPAALAVAELGNLWPGQGGVYIWAYRTMGEKMSFLGGYLSWVPVILNAASSPAIVLQLVLLAFHAELGLTLSIILQLVILWTVIGMALVRLAANQKIMNVTFVVYAALTVTIFVCAVLFTVRNGGPATPFSASEALVPNFAVAGFLYGTVLLYLVGVETPFNMGAEFLSVKRSATKMIGWGSAALVGIYLLTTLGTIMVLPAEEIDPVTGVVGNLDVSGFPGLMEIAAILLAVIVFVALVTYQVAYSRLIFVSGLERHLPRIFTHLNPRTRNPVTAVLVQGTLSSLIIVALYSQSSMANVTVYLQGGLSVVWLISGFFFFIPLVIARRRYADRYASEDFWRIPGGMAAVWTVVVIGCLATCAGIYYSFAEPWIDVPEGTWMSWVGGISVAMFVLGAVVYYFGRRAARKVNQEDALAHLAVLDLNNTESPDPERG
- a CDS encoding ABC transporter ATP-binding protein, with product MTAIEERHDNDAATPPQQPVIEIADVWKLHKLGDEVVRALVAADLTIMPGEFVCLMGPSGSGKSTLLNIIGGLDRPTKGSVTVAGRDTRTLTESQFAALRHDTIGFIFQSYNLIPFLSAVENVELPLMFEPYDRKALRARAIELLELVGLGHRIHHQPTKMSGGEQQRTAIARSLISNPTLVLADEPTANLDHRTGETVVRMLRDLCSTLGVTVVASTHDPTVADEASRVVRMKDGHIVH
- a CDS encoding ABC transporter permease; translation: MVRRGLSYGWLSARRRIREMVLPVVTTATGAFLVVIVFGMSEGIRERSASLGHAGELNRAVVLIAVSVLLVGVVEVAVATTRTVAHRTRELGVLAANGIPRLPVVVALLVEPVIAAVLGALVGAALAALTGTVLGITGLAAGGVATSGLLAGAAIAIGVSIVAAVATSILPTWTAASRPPIRSLTAGG
- a CDS encoding ABC transporter permease; the encoded protein is METSQVNNAALTRSPGIASASGNTFGCLVRFALANIRRRPERFVLSVLGIALAIACVTVVRTISSSFAITGADSVTDVLGEAHLWVVPAAGVHYDPDAQAMIADGAAPEIDVPAGWSATRILSGRAEVDGVPVSLRGSDETPSGQAAFGSALADRLGVGPGDHVDVGGRDLVADVAGPGQSVTVSTSVAGAVVGDHGWWTVNAPAGQENRRDLAQQLSAATGLESTADPSLAPDPHGGGLIYDTVGGTGPLSFEQKFSALFSGKVTSSTLGLISTIGLALGFVIALSSFLAAVAERKREFGIMSSIGLADEVLYFFLVESALVFIAAYLVGVLGAGVAVALVIPGIATPVAWAQAAGMVAAFIPAMAIVGALVPVHRLLQQRPVDLLGAR
- a CDS encoding amidase; the encoded protein is MTRISAFTDDALGDLDAVGLVEALRQGRVSRTELVEAAIARTEAVNPALNGLAYEAFDRARARASAPRSYGGYFDGVPTYIKDNVAVGDMPTMQGTDAWDPRPALANGDFARAYLATGLVPLGKTQLSEFGFSASAEHPRLGAVRNPWNPDYTAGASSSGSGAFVAAGVVPMAHANDGGGSIRIPASCNGLIGLKPSRGRLPLDRDMRQMPLRIVANGVVTRSVRDTAAFYREMERVYRNPKLPPVGDVTGPGRARLRIAVCTHSIAREAGPEVRDVTMKTAALLEEMGHRVTPIDNPVPEHFMGDFLLYWSFLSFALVRGGRRTFGRSFDRTRLDNLTLGLEAHAARNLRRLPLATARLARTRRITAALGRSYDVVLTPTLAEAPPKIGHLDPTADYDQIIERLVDWVAFTPLQNATGDPAISLPLGESDSGLPIGIMFASTVGQEARLLELAYELEEARPRRRLQDAA